One region of Litorilinea aerophila genomic DNA includes:
- a CDS encoding extracellular solute-binding protein — translation MRLRFWLSTLVILSWLLGACAGGATPAAPTGGGETAGSEAPSSGTEKITLRFWSHQNPAFIAANETLIQLFEEAHPDVDIVYEQFPYDVFIQTLQTSMPAGTEADVIEMFGTWVCTYANGGRLAQLPEDIVAAAELRDLMYEAPLGGYTCNGNLYGLPNEFNLEVGGALVNPKLFEEAGLPYPPQWQTMDDLIADAVALTKVENGQMTQAGFHFVTGDGIPFLLFEGILEQGGQYINGPETPGDYFNLDSPEALDTVRWMVNVVQDRGVIDPVLFNGESNWVGDAFFNGQVAIGFVGSWAAAEGLINYPDMEFDYVRVPPLFGDTYHFAADSGWGKVVSVNTQHPDLAWEFARFMTLERDNAETWNKMTGTIPALKAPVEERTILDKVPWIEAVLPILGGGEFLGPVLDRDQLFGDIIYPHVLSALQGVETAEEAVQAIDDEADEMAEQILSTQQ, via the coding sequence ATGCGACTTCGATTCTGGCTTTCCACCCTGGTGATCCTGAGCTGGCTGCTCGGCGCCTGTGCCGGCGGCGCCACGCCGGCAGCCCCGACCGGTGGCGGTGAAACGGCCGGGTCCGAGGCCCCGAGCAGCGGTACCGAGAAGATCACCCTGCGCTTCTGGTCCCACCAGAACCCGGCCTTCATTGCCGCCAACGAGACCCTGATCCAGCTCTTCGAGGAAGCCCACCCGGACGTGGACATCGTCTATGAACAGTTCCCCTACGATGTCTTCATCCAGACCCTGCAGACCTCCATGCCGGCCGGCACCGAGGCCGACGTCATCGAAATGTTCGGCACCTGGGTCTGTACCTACGCCAACGGAGGGCGCCTGGCCCAGCTCCCGGAGGACATCGTGGCGGCCGCGGAACTGCGCGACCTGATGTACGAAGCGCCCCTGGGCGGATATACCTGCAACGGCAATCTGTATGGCCTGCCCAACGAGTTCAATCTGGAAGTGGGCGGGGCCCTGGTCAACCCCAAGTTGTTCGAAGAAGCCGGGCTGCCCTATCCGCCCCAGTGGCAGACCATGGACGACCTGATCGCGGATGCCGTGGCGCTGACCAAGGTGGAGAACGGCCAGATGACCCAGGCCGGCTTCCACTTTGTCACAGGCGATGGCATCCCCTTCCTCCTCTTTGAGGGGATCCTGGAGCAGGGCGGGCAGTATATCAACGGGCCGGAAACGCCCGGCGACTACTTCAACCTGGACAGCCCGGAAGCGCTGGATACCGTCCGCTGGATGGTCAACGTGGTGCAGGACCGGGGGGTGATCGACCCGGTCCTCTTCAACGGGGAATCCAACTGGGTGGGGGACGCCTTCTTCAACGGCCAGGTGGCCATCGGCTTCGTGGGCTCTTGGGCCGCGGCGGAAGGGCTGATCAACTACCCGGACATGGAGTTCGACTATGTGCGGGTGCCACCCCTCTTCGGCGACACCTACCACTTTGCCGCCGACTCGGGCTGGGGCAAGGTGGTCTCGGTCAACACCCAACACCCGGATCTGGCCTGGGAATTCGCCCGCTTCATGACCCTGGAGCGGGACAACGCGGAGACCTGGAACAAGATGACCGGCACCATCCCTGCCCTGAAGGCGCCGGTGGAGGAGCGGACCATCCTGGACAAGGTGCCCTGGATCGAGGCGGTGCTGCCCATCCTGGGCGGCGGCGAATTCCTGGGGCCGGTGCTGGATCGGGATCAGCTCTTTGGCGACATCATCTATCCCCACGTGCTCTCCGCCCTCCAGGGCGTGGAGACGGCGGAGGAGGCCGTGCAGGCCATTGACGACGAAGCCGACGAGATGGCCGAGCAAATCCTGAGTACGCAGCAGTAA
- a CDS encoding carbon-nitrogen hydrolase family protein, which translates to MSTFTLAVVQAAPVFLDRSATVARACDLIAEAARQGARMVLFPEAFIPAYPDWVWAVPPGEGGLLGELYAHLLAQSVTIPGPAVGQICQAARHAGVYVAIGVNERNQDASNSSLYNTLLYIDAQGEILGRHRKLVPTGPERMVWTPGDGSTLAAYDTPFARVSGLICWENYMPLARYCLYAWGVQLYLAPTWDRGEPWLSSLRHIAREGGVYVAGCSIALRREDIPDDLAFKRHYGEEMPEWINGGDSAIVDPFGRVIAGPLHNEQGILYGEIQPERVQRARWHLDVAGHYARPDVFQLTLDTAPHPLLRHRAPGRDTEEPAAAPVAIQPQLDANAASVPD; encoded by the coding sequence ATGTCCACCTTTACCCTGGCCGTCGTGCAGGCGGCCCCGGTGTTCCTGGATCGCAGCGCCACGGTGGCCAGAGCCTGCGACCTGATCGCGGAAGCGGCCCGCCAGGGCGCCCGGATGGTCCTTTTCCCAGAGGCTTTCATCCCCGCCTACCCCGACTGGGTCTGGGCCGTACCGCCGGGCGAAGGGGGGCTGTTGGGCGAGCTCTACGCCCACCTCCTGGCCCAATCGGTCACCATCCCCGGGCCGGCGGTGGGGCAGATCTGCCAGGCAGCCCGCCACGCCGGCGTCTACGTGGCCATCGGGGTCAACGAACGCAACCAGGACGCCAGCAACAGCAGCCTCTACAACACCCTGCTCTACATCGACGCCCAGGGGGAGATCCTGGGCCGACACCGCAAGCTGGTCCCCACCGGCCCGGAGCGCATGGTCTGGACGCCCGGGGACGGCAGCACCCTGGCGGCCTACGACACGCCCTTCGCCCGGGTCAGCGGCCTTATCTGCTGGGAGAACTACATGCCCCTGGCCCGCTACTGCCTCTACGCCTGGGGCGTCCAGCTCTACCTGGCCCCTACCTGGGACCGGGGGGAGCCCTGGCTTTCCAGCCTGCGTCACATTGCCCGGGAGGGAGGCGTCTACGTGGCGGGCTGTTCCATCGCCCTGCGCCGGGAGGACATCCCGGACGACCTCGCCTTCAAGCGCCACTATGGGGAGGAGATGCCCGAATGGATCAACGGCGGGGACAGCGCCATCGTCGATCCCTTCGGCCGGGTCATCGCCGGCCCCCTCCACAACGAGCAGGGCATCCTGTACGGCGAAATCCAGCCCGAGCGAGTCCAGCGGGCCCGCTGGCATCTGGACGTGGCCGGCCACTACGCCCGGCCCGACGTCTTCCAGCTCACCCTGGACACCGCGCCCCACCCCCTGCTCCGCCATCGCGCGCCGGGCCGGGACACAGAGGAGCCGGCCGCCGCGCCCGTGGCCATCCAGCCCCAGCTCGATGCCAATGCCGCCTCAGTCCCGGATTGA
- a CDS encoding carbohydrate ABC transporter permease, with protein MGTWNLGRRGGRGAVRRYQNRFVAATLTPIMLYMMVFTLFPMAWGIILSFFNYSATRQGSGFLDLGGANPFVGLANFQAMFAETKQATQFRTSVINTLIFAFVVLPVNLSITLPLAALIESVAPRLKSVFRGIYFLPTVTASVAVALMWGFLYHPTQGLFNTILRALGGTPIAWLTDPRLTVVGIPIAMWAVIFAYVWQDMGYNLIIFIAALQGIPASLKEAARVDGANALQVFWHIVLPLLRPTLLFVCVMTMISSFQVFEIFQIMTGGGPRDQTLTMVLNIYENAFRFQRMGWASAMSLVLFFLIMAVTLIQLRLLRTQWEY; from the coding sequence ATGGGTACGTGGAATCTGGGGCGAAGGGGTGGAAGAGGGGCCGTGCGCCGCTACCAGAATCGGTTTGTGGCAGCCACCCTGACCCCCATCATGCTGTACATGATGGTGTTTACCCTCTTCCCCATGGCCTGGGGAATCATCCTGAGTTTCTTCAACTACAGCGCCACCCGACAGGGCAGTGGCTTCCTGGACCTGGGCGGCGCCAATCCCTTTGTGGGGCTGGCCAATTTTCAGGCCATGTTCGCCGAGACCAAACAGGCCACCCAATTCCGCACCAGCGTGATCAACACCCTGATCTTTGCCTTTGTGGTGCTGCCGGTGAACCTGTCCATCACCCTGCCCCTGGCCGCCCTGATTGAATCGGTCGCCCCACGCCTGAAGAGCGTCTTTCGCGGCATCTATTTCCTGCCCACGGTCACGGCCTCGGTGGCGGTGGCCCTCATGTGGGGCTTTCTCTACCATCCCACCCAGGGGCTCTTCAACACCATCCTGCGGGCCCTGGGGGGTACGCCCATCGCCTGGCTGACCGACCCGCGCCTGACGGTGGTGGGCATCCCCATCGCCATGTGGGCTGTCATTTTCGCCTATGTCTGGCAGGACATGGGCTACAACCTCATCATCTTCATCGCCGCCCTGCAGGGTATCCCGGCCTCGCTGAAGGAGGCAGCCCGGGTGGATGGTGCCAATGCCCTCCAGGTCTTCTGGCACATCGTCCTGCCCCTCCTGCGGCCGACCCTGCTCTTTGTCTGTGTCATGACCATGATCTCCTCTTTCCAGGTCTTCGAGATCTTCCAGATCATGACCGGTGGAGGCCCCCGGGATCAGACGTTGACCATGGTTTTGAACATCTACGAAAATGCCTTCCGCTTTCAGCGCATGGGCTGGGCCTCGGCCATGTCCCTGGTGCTCTTCTTTCTGATCATGGCCGTGACCCTGATCCAGCTGCGCCTCCTGCGCACCCAGTGGGAGTACTGA
- a CDS encoding FAD-binding oxidoreductase, whose product MRTLTLTGLSGESRLVPAAAVDALAANLSGPLLRPDMDGYEEARQIWNGIFDRHPGLIARCTTTEDVVHGVNFAREHGVLLAVKGGGHNSAGNGSCDGGLMIDLSPMNRVQVDPQARTAQVEGGALLAHMDQETQRHGLAVSGGGIISHTGVGGLALGGGFGWISRKHGLAVDNLLAAQVVTADGQVRHASPDGHPDLFWALRGGGGNFGVVTRFTFRCVPLGPEVYSGLMVKRFEDAGNYMRFHRDYVRTLPDEMTAWMVIRHAPPLPFLPPEVHGQRVLVVPFVWLGAEAEGARLIEPMRQATPSLGEAVGMNRWVEWQSGFDGLVGHGARNYWKSHHLAELSDPCIQEILRYGAQLPSDECEIFIPHMEGAPARVPEEATAYAHRRTPFVLNIHTRWQRPEEDERCLAWVQAFHQATRPFARGVYVNFLSDEGANRVRDAYTPPVWERLVQVKRRYDPQNLFRLNQNIAP is encoded by the coding sequence ATGCGTACCCTGACGTTGACTGGCCTCTCGGGCGAAAGCCGCCTGGTACCTGCCGCCGCGGTGGATGCCCTGGCGGCCAACCTGTCCGGCCCACTCTTGCGGCCGGACATGGACGGATACGAGGAGGCCCGGCAGATCTGGAACGGCATCTTCGACCGGCACCCCGGCCTGATCGCCCGCTGCACCACCACCGAGGATGTGGTCCACGGGGTGAACTTTGCCCGGGAACATGGCGTGCTGCTGGCCGTCAAGGGCGGCGGCCACAATTCCGCCGGCAACGGCTCCTGCGACGGCGGCCTCATGATCGACCTCTCGCCCATGAACCGGGTTCAGGTGGATCCCCAGGCCCGGACGGCCCAGGTGGAGGGCGGCGCGCTGCTGGCCCACATGGACCAGGAAACCCAACGCCACGGGCTGGCCGTCTCCGGGGGCGGCATCATCTCCCACACGGGGGTGGGTGGCCTGGCCCTGGGCGGCGGCTTCGGCTGGATCAGCCGGAAGCACGGGCTGGCCGTGGACAATCTGCTGGCCGCCCAGGTGGTGACGGCCGACGGGCAGGTCCGCCACGCCAGCCCGGACGGACACCCGGATCTCTTCTGGGCCCTGCGGGGCGGCGGCGGCAACTTCGGCGTGGTCACCCGCTTCACCTTCCGCTGTGTCCCCCTGGGGCCGGAGGTCTACTCGGGCCTGATGGTGAAGCGCTTCGAGGACGCCGGCAACTACATGCGCTTCCACCGGGACTATGTGCGCACCCTGCCGGACGAGATGACCGCCTGGATGGTGATCCGCCATGCGCCGCCCCTGCCCTTCCTGCCGCCCGAGGTCCACGGCCAGCGGGTGCTGGTGGTGCCCTTCGTCTGGCTGGGAGCCGAGGCCGAAGGCGCCCGGCTGATCGAGCCCATGCGCCAGGCCACCCCCTCCCTGGGCGAAGCCGTGGGCATGAACCGCTGGGTGGAGTGGCAGTCCGGCTTCGATGGCCTGGTCGGCCACGGCGCCCGCAACTATTGGAAGTCCCACCATCTGGCCGAGCTCTCCGACCCTTGCATTCAGGAAATCCTGCGCTATGGGGCCCAGTTGCCCAGCGACGAATGCGAAATCTTCATTCCCCACATGGAAGGTGCACCGGCCCGGGTGCCGGAGGAGGCCACGGCCTATGCCCATCGCCGCACGCCCTTTGTCCTGAACATCCACACCCGCTGGCAGCGGCCGGAAGAGGACGAACGCTGTCTGGCCTGGGTGCAGGCCTTCCACCAGGCCACCCGCCCCTTTGCCCGGGGCGTCTACGTCAATTTCCTGAGCGACGAAGGGGCCAACCGGGTGCGGGATGCCTACACGCCCCCGGTGTGGGAGCGGCTGGTCCAGGTCAAACGGCGCTACGATCCCCAGAATCTGTTCCGTCTGAACCAGAATATTGCACCTTGA
- a CDS encoding tetratricopeptide repeat protein, translating to MDRLPPTFPRQPTPLVGRHQELDELEARLAEPGCRLLTLVGPGGIGKTRLALEAARRVAPRFAQGLAFVAAQSIQTPQALGHALVDALGLPPTSHHDTPWQQLQEYLQHRQMLLVLDNMEHLAESGPALLDLLRHAPRLQLLVTAREPLHSQAEWRFPVHGLDYPPHDHTPRPETFSAVQLFVERARRMRWDFSLAREGADVVRICRLLEGNPLALELAAGWTHMLPCAAILAEIQRSLHFLSTTRQELPPRHRSMQALFDQSWRHLSPHLQAVLARLSVFPASFDFQAAQQVAHATPQHLAALVDKSLLAADGQGRCQLHLLVQQYAAEKLAAQPHAVREAQTAHARFYCQLLANHAAAMRGGDQPGATRAIAAERENVRHAWRWAAAQADVDVLDQAAVALSLFCQFQGRYQEGAEAFGQAIQALDNGPPSSQATRLLAELLTHQGWLLIRLGRLADAQAALTRSRTLLEDLDADLIRNRQADPLPALGVLALVQGKYGEARLLGLQARADSAARQDTGNLMFAWYVLCNAALGQGDLVTARRCAQEAFAIASQTGNQWFLAYCHNDLGQIAQATGDLAGARQHFQAGYALRQRFNDPQGMAVALTHLGQLALQSGDVAEARRCYHQSLELYQGLGDRGGLATALAGLGQVSVVAGDHPDAARLLHQALQEATALASTPLMLAVLLVVGQFQLQTGQPRQGRHLIAWAAHHPQSPLSTRAAAAALVGKDPPPAEAVAGKPPTSLVHTALADLAAATHPPAPTPTAPLEALTPRELEVLRLMAGGCTNAEIAARLGISLGTVKAHTHHIYGKLDVRSRTEAVMQARNRHLI from the coding sequence GTGGACAGGCTACCACCCACCTTCCCCCGGCAACCCACACCCCTGGTCGGTCGCCACCAGGAACTGGATGAGCTGGAGGCCCGGCTGGCCGAGCCAGGCTGCCGTCTCCTCACCCTGGTCGGGCCCGGCGGCATCGGCAAGACCCGGCTGGCCCTGGAGGCCGCCCGGCGGGTCGCGCCCCGCTTCGCCCAGGGGCTCGCCTTTGTGGCAGCCCAGTCCATCCAGACGCCCCAGGCCCTGGGCCATGCCCTGGTGGATGCCCTGGGCCTGCCGCCCACCAGCCACCACGATACCCCCTGGCAACAACTCCAGGAATACCTGCAACACCGACAGATGCTCCTGGTGCTGGACAACATGGAACACCTGGCGGAGAGCGGCCCCGCGCTCCTGGACCTCCTCCGCCATGCCCCTCGCCTCCAGCTCCTGGTAACGGCCCGGGAGCCGCTCCACAGCCAGGCAGAATGGCGGTTCCCGGTCCACGGGCTGGACTACCCACCCCACGACCACACCCCCCGCCCAGAAACCTTCAGCGCGGTGCAGCTCTTTGTAGAGCGGGCCCGGCGCATGCGCTGGGACTTCTCCCTGGCGCGGGAAGGGGCCGACGTGGTGCGCATCTGTCGCCTGCTGGAGGGCAACCCCCTGGCCCTGGAGCTGGCCGCCGGCTGGACCCACATGCTCCCCTGCGCCGCCATCCTGGCGGAAATCCAGCGCAGCCTCCACTTCCTCAGCACCACCCGGCAGGAGCTGCCGCCCCGACACCGCAGCATGCAGGCCCTCTTCGACCAGAGCTGGCGCCACCTCTCCCCCCATCTCCAGGCCGTCCTGGCCCGCCTCTCGGTCTTTCCCGCCTCCTTCGACTTCCAGGCAGCCCAACAGGTGGCCCACGCCACGCCCCAACACCTGGCCGCGCTGGTGGACAAGTCCCTACTGGCCGCCGATGGCCAGGGCCGGTGCCAGCTCCACCTGCTGGTGCAACAGTACGCAGCCGAAAAACTGGCAGCCCAGCCCCACGCGGTGCGGGAAGCCCAGACCGCCCACGCCCGCTTCTACTGCCAGCTCCTGGCCAACCACGCGGCGGCCATGCGGGGTGGCGATCAGCCCGGCGCTACCCGGGCCATCGCGGCTGAGCGGGAGAACGTGCGCCACGCCTGGCGATGGGCCGCTGCCCAGGCCGACGTGGACGTCCTGGATCAGGCCGCGGTGGCCCTCTCCCTGTTCTGCCAGTTCCAGGGCCGCTACCAGGAAGGCGCTGAAGCCTTCGGCCAGGCGATCCAGGCCCTGGACAACGGGCCGCCTTCCTCCCAGGCGACCCGCCTGCTGGCGGAGCTCCTGACCCACCAGGGCTGGCTCCTGATCCGCCTGGGCCGGCTGGCCGATGCCCAGGCCGCACTCACCCGCAGCCGGACCCTGCTGGAGGACCTGGACGCAGACCTCATCCGGAACAGACAGGCGGATCCCCTCCCGGCCCTGGGTGTCCTGGCCCTGGTCCAGGGCAAGTACGGCGAGGCCCGCCTGCTGGGCCTCCAGGCCCGCGCCGATAGCGCAGCCCGCCAGGATACGGGGAACCTGATGTTTGCCTGGTATGTGTTATGCAACGCCGCCCTGGGGCAGGGCGATCTGGTCACCGCCCGGCGCTGTGCCCAGGAAGCCTTCGCCATCGCCAGCCAGACGGGCAACCAGTGGTTCCTGGCCTACTGCCACAACGACCTGGGTCAGATCGCCCAGGCCACAGGCGATCTGGCCGGTGCCCGGCAGCACTTCCAGGCCGGCTATGCCCTCCGCCAACGGTTCAACGACCCGCAAGGCATGGCCGTGGCCCTCACGCACCTGGGCCAGCTGGCCCTGCAAAGCGGGGACGTGGCCGAAGCCCGGCGCTGCTATCACCAAAGCCTGGAGCTGTACCAGGGCCTGGGCGACCGGGGCGGGCTGGCCACGGCGCTGGCCGGGCTGGGGCAGGTGTCCGTGGTGGCCGGCGACCATCCGGATGCCGCCCGGCTGCTTCACCAGGCCCTCCAGGAAGCCACAGCCCTGGCATCTACGCCCCTGATGCTGGCCGTTCTGCTGGTGGTGGGCCAGTTCCAGCTCCAGACCGGCCAGCCCCGCCAGGGCAGGCACCTGATAGCCTGGGCAGCCCACCACCCCCAAAGCCCCCTCTCCACCCGGGCAGCCGCGGCGGCGCTGGTGGGCAAGGACCCGCCTCCGGCCGAAGCGGTGGCGGGGAAGCCGCCGACCTCGCTGGTCCACACGGCGCTGGCCGATCTGGCCGCGGCGACCCACCCCCCGGCGCCAACACCGACCGCCCCCCTGGAAGCCCTCACCCCCCGGGAGCTGGAAGTCCTGCGGCTGATGGCCGGCGGCTGTACCAACGCTGAAATTGCCGCCCGCCTGGGCATCTCGCTGGGCACCGTCAAGGCCCACACCCACCACATCTACGGCAAGCTGGACGTCCGCAGCCGCACCGAGGCGGTGATGCAGGCCCGCAATCGCCATCTCATTTGA